The following coding sequences are from one Streptomyces sp. V3I7 window:
- a CDS encoding inositol monophosphatase — MSTNPDPAPPAGPAGRFAREHRTAVAAAEEAGSLLRSRFPDGFAARPKGELGDVVTDLDLLAEQLVVGRIHERFPHDRILAEESGELAGDGGGRTWLVDPLDGSNNVVIGLPVYVVGIALCVDDTPVVGVVHDPVTGRTWSARRGAGAHGPEGRLAAPDRALAPSGPLLAWTQGHSVPRDDSTACVLKHALELRCRRLLQLWAPLVAWAMLARGDIDGFVGYRAEAIDLPAGALLAREAGIALRHLDGTEFGGGYHGPDTRRSFVAGRPEVLPQLLDLVDGCVQNHRPGLVPPR; from the coding sequence ATGAGCACGAACCCTGACCCCGCGCCCCCAGCCGGCCCGGCCGGCCGCTTCGCCCGCGAACACCGCACGGCGGTCGCCGCCGCCGAGGAGGCCGGCTCACTCCTGCGGTCCCGCTTCCCGGACGGCTTCGCCGCCCGCCCCAAGGGCGAACTCGGTGACGTCGTCACCGACTTGGACCTCCTCGCCGAGCAGCTCGTGGTCGGCCGGATCCACGAACGCTTCCCGCACGACCGCATCCTCGCCGAGGAGTCCGGCGAACTCGCCGGCGACGGCGGCGGCCGCACCTGGCTCGTCGACCCCCTCGACGGCAGCAACAACGTGGTGATCGGCCTGCCCGTCTACGTCGTCGGGATCGCCCTGTGCGTGGACGACACCCCCGTCGTCGGCGTCGTCCACGACCCGGTCACCGGCCGCACCTGGTCGGCGCGCAGGGGAGCGGGCGCCCACGGCCCGGAAGGCCGCCTGGCCGCCCCCGACCGTGCCCTCGCCCCGTCCGGCCCGCTGCTCGCCTGGACCCAGGGCCACTCCGTCCCCCGCGACGACTCCACGGCCTGCGTCCTCAAACACGCCCTGGAGCTGCGCTGCCGCCGCCTGCTCCAGCTCTGGGCACCCCTGGTCGCCTGGGCCATGCTCGCCCGCGGCGACATCGACGGCTTCGTCGGCTACCGCGCGGAGGCCATCGACCTCCCGGCCGGCGCCCTGCTCGCCCGCGAGGCCGGCATCGCCCTGCGGCACCTGGACGGCACGGAGTTCGGCGGCGGCTACCACGGCCCCGACACGCGCCGCTCCTTCGTCGCCGGACGCCCCGAGGTGCTGCCCCAGCTGCTCGACCTGGTCGACGGCTGCGTACAGAACCACCGCCCGGGCCTCGTCCCGCCGCGCTGA